In the genome of Corallococcus soli, one region contains:
- a CDS encoding immunoglobulin-like domain-containing protein has product MRRTLPLMALTLLLVACGEVEVSLTTDAATYQPGDTVQLLLQNEGLREVGYNLCVVRLELQEDSGWSHTPHLGETEACPLILHTLERRAQAQGTLRLPDTLRAGEYRVVHDVDTLRTDSQGRAAQEAVISNSFHVGEEGTP; this is encoded by the coding sequence ATGCGACGCACACTTCCATTGATGGCCCTCACCCTGCTCCTGGTGGCCTGCGGCGAGGTCGAGGTCTCCCTCACCACGGACGCCGCGACGTACCAGCCCGGTGACACCGTGCAGCTCCTGCTTCAGAACGAGGGGCTCCGCGAGGTGGGCTACAACCTCTGCGTCGTCCGGCTGGAGCTCCAGGAGGACAGCGGGTGGAGCCACACGCCGCACCTGGGCGAGACCGAGGCTTGCCCGCTCATCCTTCACACGCTGGAGCGCAGGGCCCAGGCCCAGGGCACGCTGCGGCTCCCCGACACGCTGCGGGCTGGTGAGTACCGCGTCGTGCATGACGTGGACACCCTGCGAACCGACTCCCAGGGGCGCGCCGCCCAGGAGGCGGTGATCAGCAACTCCTTCCACGTCGGTGAGGAAGGGACGCCGTAG
- a CDS encoding eCIS core domain-containing protein, translating into MSNNDLTRLERQGTAKPLPLGLRRHLEAFFAEDFSDVRVHLDARPLALGAWAFTHGTDIHFVPSRYRPGTEAGVWLLAHELAHVVQQRRGDVPDMRGGVLDDAKLEAEADRLATLAVAFLRGGRFARGAGRGATRGPGCTTVTGSPSVAIQCFRVVRQVDSSRQEVEFSRKEPQPVNGLYKADGYYYSRIAEAQTTILYERSKTPYPPEPVVPPPQPGSSVPYKTVSDTRHLRAEMKKSEALLHQRYLQLGPIQRDVDQLSNQLYLTLQNGNNALNVKLRALHRRLQLLQRRATRSAFAELRAYITQFESQAHLPLIYRLEMGLPDAMNGIIGGFRARSMPFVPSNHLLLLLEDTPKQPHVGEDHKTLEERFDVLARKSGAPPKIPAYTESVRERHIHEVDLAMLPTQGGLPIDRVRQLTDSEGVLPTVTTVTDAPPGEKAMAIGFQGAIDFGGELTVGNNKATRIYGLLFPKDVLAEVGVKMRDEDSPNLTVFSTQSRRNNLSKLFSIRYEKSTAKDGQAHLHDDWLLELDDGTFINQTEYLRQIALGVVELRLVNDVWVVRKYTTFGPLDS; encoded by the coding sequence ATGTCCAACAACGATCTGACACGGCTTGAGCGGCAGGGGACAGCAAAGCCACTGCCTTTGGGCCTGCGGCGCCACCTGGAGGCGTTCTTCGCCGAGGACTTCTCCGACGTGCGTGTCCATCTGGACGCCCGACCCCTGGCGCTTGGCGCGTGGGCCTTCACGCACGGCACGGACATCCACTTCGTACCCAGCCGGTATCGACCTGGGACGGAGGCTGGAGTGTGGCTGCTCGCGCATGAGCTGGCCCATGTGGTTCAGCAGCGCCGGGGCGACGTTCCCGACATGCGGGGCGGCGTCCTGGACGACGCGAAGCTCGAGGCCGAGGCGGACCGCCTGGCCACCCTGGCGGTGGCGTTCCTGCGCGGGGGGCGCTTCGCTCGCGGCGCGGGGAGGGGGGCCACGCGAGGCCCGGGATGCACGACCGTGACGGGCAGTCCATCCGTCGCGATCCAGTGCTTCCGCGTCGTCCGGCAGGTCGACAGCTCCCGCCAGGAGGTCGAGTTTTCAAGAAAGGAGCCGCAACCCGTCAACGGTCTCTACAAGGCTGACGGTTACTATTATTCCAGGATCGCGGAAGCCCAGACCACGATCCTCTACGAGCGCTCCAAGACGCCGTATCCGCCCGAGCCGGTCGTGCCGCCACCGCAGCCAGGGTCTTCGGTGCCCTACAAGACCGTCTCCGACACCCGGCATCTGCGCGCGGAGATGAAGAAGAGCGAGGCGCTCCTCCATCAGCGCTATCTCCAGTTGGGTCCCATCCAAAGGGACGTGGATCAACTGAGCAACCAGCTCTACCTCACGCTCCAGAACGGCAACAACGCGCTCAACGTCAAGCTGCGCGCGCTGCATCGGCGCCTCCAGCTCCTCCAGCGCCGCGCCACGCGGAGCGCCTTCGCCGAGCTTCGCGCGTACATCACGCAGTTCGAGTCGCAGGCGCACCTGCCGTTGATCTACCGGCTGGAGATGGGTCTCCCTGACGCGATGAACGGGATCATCGGCGGGTTCCGCGCCAGATCGATGCCCTTCGTCCCGTCGAACCACCTGCTCCTGTTGCTTGAGGACACGCCGAAACAGCCCCATGTGGGGGAAGACCACAAGACGCTTGAGGAGCGCTTCGACGTGCTGGCGCGCAAGTCCGGCGCGCCCCCGAAGATCCCCGCCTATACGGAATCGGTTCGCGAGCGGCACATCCACGAAGTGGATCTGGCCATGCTTCCCACCCAGGGCGGCCTCCCCATCGACCGCGTCCGGCAGCTCACGGACAGCGAAGGCGTCCTGCCCACCGTCACCACCGTCACCGACGCCCCTCCGGGGGAGAAGGCCATGGCCATCGGCTTCCAGGGGGCCATCGACTTCGGAGGCGAGCTCACCGTCGGAAACAACAAGGCCACGCGCATCTACGGGCTCCTCTTTCCCAAAGACGTGCTGGCGGAAGTCGGCGTCAAGATGCGGGACGAGGACTCACCAAACCTGACGGTCTTCAGTACCCAGAGCCGCCGCAACAACCTGTCCAAGCTTTTTTCGATTCGCTATGAGAAGAGCACGGCCAAGGACGGACAGGCGCACCTGCACGACGACTGGTTGCTGGAACTCGATGACGGGACCTTCATCAACCAGACGGAATATCTGCGGCAGATCGCCCTGGGCGTCGTCGAGCTGCGGCTCGTGAACGACGTGTGGGTGGTGCGCAAGTACACGACGTTCGGGCCCTTGGACTCATAG
- a CDS encoding GNAT family N-acetyltransferase, with amino-acid sequence MMNQSEISRVRPTRLNQCRAILVADEGSSALSEDYFRSAHHLRAEGVTHTLAIEDGEGRALRVPLIVRPIEGTPYRDAISPYGYPGGRMDGLREVPKDAVDWTDTGLVSLFVRDRVTGPRCFAGGTERNEVFFIDPRLPIEFQPEARRQMRRNTRLGFVSTCSAMRETSHEEREGFKDVYRQTMVRDGAHSRYFFSDAYFEQLFSSPNAWLATTRAADGHIASSGVGVSSDGVMHYYLGGTADADLGRSPAKNTVFGALVELSTRLGLPLHLGGGVRPGDGLEQFKRSFANASSRLCTHELICEPSVYARLSASRRDTDYFPAYRAPGS; translated from the coding sequence ATGATGAACCAGTCCGAAATCTCGCGGGTCAGGCCTACGCGCCTGAATCAATGTCGCGCCATCCTGGTCGCTGACGAAGGCAGCTCCGCCCTGTCGGAGGACTACTTCCGCTCCGCGCACCACCTGCGGGCCGAGGGGGTCACGCATACGCTTGCCATCGAGGACGGCGAGGGGAGGGCGCTGCGGGTGCCGCTCATCGTGCGGCCCATTGAAGGGACGCCGTATCGCGACGCCATCTCCCCGTACGGCTATCCCGGCGGGCGGATGGACGGGCTGCGCGAGGTGCCGAAGGACGCCGTGGACTGGACGGACACGGGGCTCGTCAGCCTCTTCGTGCGCGACCGTGTCACCGGTCCCCGCTGCTTCGCGGGCGGGACGGAGCGCAACGAGGTGTTCTTCATCGACCCCCGTCTGCCCATCGAGTTCCAGCCGGAGGCCCGCCGGCAGATGCGGCGCAACACCCGGCTGGGCTTCGTGAGCACCTGCTCTGCGATGCGCGAGACCTCGCACGAGGAGCGGGAGGGCTTCAAGGACGTCTACCGGCAGACCATGGTCCGCGACGGGGCGCATTCCCGTTACTTCTTCTCCGACGCGTACTTCGAGCAGCTGTTCTCCTCGCCCAACGCGTGGCTCGCGACGACCCGTGCGGCGGACGGCCACATCGCCTCCTCGGGCGTGGGCGTCTCCAGCGACGGCGTGATGCACTACTACCTGGGCGGGACGGCGGATGCGGACCTGGGGCGCTCGCCGGCCAAGAACACCGTCTTCGGGGCGCTCGTGGAGCTCTCCACGCGGTTGGGGTTGCCGCTCCACCTGGGCGGCGGCGTCCGCCCGGGTGACGGACTGGAGCAGTTCAAGCGCAGCTTCGCGAACGCGAGCTCCCGGCTCTGCACCCACGAGCTGATCTGCGAGCCCTCCGTGTACGCCCGGCTCTCCGCGAGCAGACGCGACACGGACTACTTCCCGGCCTACCGCGCGCCCGGGAGCTGA
- a CDS encoding acyltransferase family protein, giving the protein MRSAAAASEANHPRLVELDALRGLAALAVALYHFTSEYSDLYGHTAPLWGELYVGKYGVQLFFAISGFVILMSLERVERARDFVMGRAARLYPAYWTAVALTFTVVSLFGLPEREFGFQTALVNLTMFHELLRVPHVDTVYWTLTIELSFYLLMFGLVFARALPKVIPIFIALVALQTVAELAAQAMGMPFVARLAGRPHLQFFALGVLAFKQSRGQVSVPASLALMGVCFAHEVLVGSIAPLPVFGVVLCLCLALSRGALRWLTWRPLLFLGFISYPFYLVHQNIGYVIIRRLEAAGWRPETAIAVAFAAGLLLATFITYRVEQPALRGYRQWRRKAQARTAVSPRIA; this is encoded by the coding sequence ATGAGAAGCGCTGCCGCAGCCTCGGAGGCGAACCACCCGCGCCTGGTGGAGCTGGACGCACTCCGAGGCCTCGCGGCGCTGGCGGTCGCGCTGTATCACTTCACGTCCGAATACAGCGACCTCTACGGACACACCGCTCCCCTCTGGGGGGAACTGTACGTCGGGAAGTATGGGGTCCAGCTCTTCTTCGCCATCAGCGGCTTCGTCATCCTGATGTCGCTGGAGCGCGTCGAGCGGGCCCGGGACTTCGTGATGGGACGCGCGGCCCGGCTCTACCCGGCCTATTGGACGGCGGTCGCGCTCACCTTCACGGTGGTGTCACTGTTCGGGCTGCCGGAGCGCGAGTTCGGCTTCCAGACGGCCCTGGTCAACCTGACCATGTTTCACGAACTCCTGCGCGTCCCGCATGTGGACACCGTGTACTGGACGCTGACCATCGAGCTGTCCTTCTACCTGTTGATGTTCGGGCTCGTGTTCGCGCGGGCGCTCCCCAAGGTCATCCCCATCTTCATCGCGCTCGTCGCGCTGCAGACCGTGGCCGAGCTGGCCGCGCAGGCGATGGGCATGCCCTTCGTCGCCCGCCTCGCGGGACGGCCGCACCTGCAGTTCTTCGCGCTGGGCGTGCTGGCCTTCAAGCAGAGCCGCGGCCAGGTCTCCGTCCCCGCCTCGCTGGCGCTGATGGGCGTCTGCTTCGCGCACGAGGTGCTCGTCGGGAGCATCGCGCCCCTCCCCGTGTTCGGGGTCGTGCTCTGCCTTTGCCTCGCGCTCTCCCGGGGTGCGCTGCGCTGGCTCACCTGGCGCCCGCTGCTCTTCCTGGGGTTCATCTCCTATCCGTTCTACCTGGTCCACCAGAACATCGGTTACGTCATCATCCGGCGGCTCGAGGCCGCGGGTTGGCGTCCCGAGACAGCCATCGCGGTCGCGTTCGCCGCCGGGCTCCTGCTGGCCACGTTCATCACCTACCGCGTTGAACAGCCCGCGCTTCGCGGCTACCGCCAGTGGCGACGGAAGGCACAGGCCCGGACGGCGGTCTCTCCACGCATTGCATGA
- a CDS encoding GNAT family N-acetyltransferase codes for MLVPDEGTLALTEDYFRSAHHLRAERVTHTLVIDDGEGNSLRMPLIVRPIEGTPYRDAISPYGFPGGAVDGLGEVSKEAVDWRGTELVSIFVRDRVAGTRCFTGGTERNEVFIIDPRLPVEFREMHSRHIRRNLRLGFVTTAREAREAPREEQEGFKEIYRQTMLREGASPRYFFSDAYFEELFASPCAWLVTTRAPDGGVASAALGVRSDGMLHYYLGGTADVHLARSPAKNVFGMLVELSTRLGVPLHLGGGVHPGDGLEQFKRGLANASSRLCTHELICEPAVYAHLSEGRAGSDFFPAYRAPGASCTARVAQSVAKAAHDGPPTPGPTGAEDATHVLDRRGHGEDRGCHLPSDPFRALAGDVQEG; via the coding sequence GTGCTCGTCCCTGACGAAGGGACGTTGGCGCTGACGGAGGACTATTTCCGCTCCGCGCACCACCTGCGGGCCGAACGGGTAACGCATACGCTGGTCATCGATGACGGGGAGGGGAACTCGCTGCGGATGCCGCTCATCGTGCGGCCCATCGAGGGGACGCCGTACCGCGACGCCATCTCCCCGTATGGGTTCCCCGGGGGAGCGGTGGACGGGCTCGGGGAGGTGTCCAAGGAGGCGGTGGATTGGAGGGGGACGGAGCTCGTCAGCATCTTCGTGCGCGACCGCGTCGCGGGAACCCGCTGCTTCACGGGAGGGACGGAGCGCAACGAGGTGTTCATCATCGACCCGCGCCTGCCGGTCGAGTTCCGGGAGATGCACTCCCGACACATCCGGCGCAACCTCCGGCTGGGCTTCGTGACCACCGCGCGTGAGGCCCGCGAGGCTCCGCGCGAGGAGCAGGAGGGCTTCAAGGAGATCTACCGGCAGACCATGCTCCGCGAGGGGGCAAGCCCCCGGTACTTCTTCTCCGACGCCTACTTCGAGGAGCTGTTCGCTTCGCCCTGTGCGTGGCTGGTGACGACGCGGGCGCCGGACGGGGGCGTGGCCTCCGCGGCGCTGGGCGTCCGCAGTGACGGCATGCTGCACTACTACCTGGGGGGCACGGCGGATGTGCACCTGGCGCGCTCGCCGGCGAAGAATGTCTTCGGGATGCTGGTGGAGCTCTCCACGCGGCTCGGGGTCCCGCTCCACCTGGGCGGGGGCGTCCACCCAGGTGATGGCCTGGAGCAGTTCAAGCGGGGCCTCGCGAACGCGAGCTCCCGGCTCTGCACCCACGAACTCATCTGCGAGCCGGCCGTGTATGCCCACCTGTCGGAAGGCCGCGCCGGCAGTGACTTCTTTCCGGCCTATCGCGCGCCCGGCGCTTCGTGCACCGCGCGGGTGGCGCAGTCCGTCGCCAAGGCGGCTCACGACGGGCCTCCGACGCCAGGGCCGACGGGTGCGGAGGACGCGACACATGTCCTCGACCGGAGGGGTCATGGTGAGGACAGAGGCTGTCACCTACCTTCCGACCCGTTCCGAGCACTGGCCGGAGATGTCCAGGAAGGGTGA
- a CDS encoding M20 family peptidase, producing the protein MKRALLALLAILLLLVGALVVRTLRFGSRQVPAEPAEPFSVDATGAAGRLAEALRHRTIAASDGISADDAAFRALHAQLVAAFPLVHAQLGHEAVGAHSHLYTWKGTEPGLSPVLLMGHLDVVPAEAEATWSHPPFGGEVAKGYVHGRGALDDKGSVLAILEAVEGLLAQGHRPRRTVLLAFGADEEVGGRDGAARVAALLQQRGVRLESVLDEGGPIGVGLVPGVASPVALVGVAEKGSGRVELVVRSAGGHASMPPRQTAAGILARALVRLEEHPFESGLRGGTRALFEYVGPEMGFGMRLLFANTWLFGPLIERQLAAAPTTNASIRTTLAATMLEGSPKPNVLPSQARAVLNVRPLPGDSLEDVRAHVREAVDDARVELSVEGEEASPVSRLDTEGWRQLQRSIRQVFPDVLVAPFLTVAATDSRHFYHLTDSVYRFMPVRLTREDLARMHGRDERLSVAGHAAAIRFYAQYLRNTTR; encoded by the coding sequence ATGAAGCGTGCCCTCCTCGCCCTGCTGGCCATCCTCCTGCTCCTCGTGGGCGCCCTCGTCGTCCGCACGCTGCGCTTCGGCTCGCGGCAGGTGCCCGCCGAGCCCGCCGAGCCCTTCTCGGTGGATGCCACCGGCGCCGCGGGCCGCCTCGCGGAGGCGCTGCGCCACCGCACCATCGCCGCTTCCGACGGCATCAGCGCGGACGACGCCGCCTTCCGGGCGCTGCACGCCCAGCTCGTCGCCGCCTTTCCCCTCGTGCACGCACAGCTCGGACACGAGGCCGTGGGCGCGCACTCGCACCTCTACACGTGGAAGGGCACGGAGCCCGGACTGAGTCCCGTGCTGCTGATGGGCCACCTGGACGTGGTGCCCGCGGAGGCGGAGGCCACCTGGAGCCACCCGCCCTTCGGCGGTGAGGTGGCGAAGGGGTACGTCCACGGGCGCGGAGCGCTGGACGACAAGGGCAGCGTGCTCGCCATCCTGGAGGCCGTGGAGGGCCTGCTCGCCCAGGGCCACCGCCCGCGCCGCACCGTGCTGCTCGCCTTCGGCGCGGACGAGGAGGTGGGGGGGCGTGACGGCGCCGCCCGCGTGGCCGCGCTGCTGCAACAGCGGGGCGTGCGCCTGGAGTCGGTGCTGGACGAGGGAGGCCCCATCGGCGTGGGGCTCGTGCCCGGCGTGGCCTCACCGGTGGCGCTGGTGGGGGTGGCGGAGAAGGGCTCGGGGCGCGTGGAGCTGGTGGTGCGCAGCGCGGGCGGGCATGCGTCCATGCCGCCGCGACAGACGGCCGCGGGCATCCTCGCCCGCGCCCTGGTGCGGCTGGAGGAGCACCCCTTCGAGTCCGGGCTGCGCGGCGGGACGCGGGCGCTGTTCGAGTACGTGGGGCCGGAGATGGGCTTCGGCATGCGCCTGCTCTTCGCCAACACCTGGCTCTTCGGGCCCCTCATCGAGCGACAACTGGCCGCGGCGCCCACCACGAACGCCAGCATCCGCACCACCCTCGCGGCCACCATGCTCGAGGGCAGCCCCAAGCCCAACGTGCTGCCCTCGCAGGCGCGCGCGGTGCTCAACGTCCGCCCCCTGCCGGGCGACAGCCTGGAGGACGTGCGCGCCCACGTGCGCGAGGCGGTGGACGACGCGCGCGTGGAGCTGAGCGTCGAGGGCGAGGAGGCATCGCCGGTGTCGCGCCTGGACACGGAGGGCTGGCGGCAGTTGCAGCGCAGCATCCGGCAGGTGTTCCCGGACGTGCTGGTGGCGCCCTTCCTCACCGTGGCGGCCACCGACTCCCGCCACTTCTACCACTTGACCGACAGCGTGTACCGCTTCATGCCCGTGCGCTTGACCCGCGAGGACCTGGCGCGCATGCACGGTCGCGATGAGCGGCTCTCCGTCGCGGGTCACGCCGCCGCCATCCGCTTCTACGCGCAGTACCTGCGCAACACCACGCGCTAA
- a CDS encoding S28 family serine protease — MARAARFAPLLLLPLLTLFGPVACGDDEPDASPDSGTQVGDAGGGTDAGIPDSGISDAGAGAQDAGTDAGTSPQDAGSEDAGTDDAGTGTADAGTGTVDAGTDGGVACTPSGWDAGTADTDVITDTSLDILVRLRAIPGLTVQENPNGARVPQGYRFFIMTLNQPADHAHPECQRFEQRVTLLHTADTNPTVLFTGGYGVSVAPGRSELTQLLGGNQISVEHRFFPPSIPVPADWSHLTIRQSADDFHRIAQALKPIYTGKWVSTGGSKGGETVVFFRRYHPDDVDATVAYVAPLARRDDERFPAFQAVVGGAAQAACRERLWAFQREVLSRRERMLDLYRAHAAEQGLQFTRLGFELALEHAVIETYFAFWQYDVPSRCTQSIPEPTATDEALFATLDYEVGLDNFADPGLDAYAAYYYQAALELGWPRPYEEHLGALIHHPGTDTGDVYSPPGIPFVFRPEAMPDIQDWVSVHGERLMFIYGGLDPWTAAAFVLGNAQDSFLYKVEGGNHGARINHLPPDVQATAKAHINRWMGVAPLKRAPKVSLAEEPPTFAPRLPPRLRSGLHR; from the coding sequence ATGGCTCGCGCCGCTCGCTTCGCTCCCCTGTTGCTGCTTCCCCTGCTGACGCTGTTCGGGCCGGTGGCCTGCGGCGATGATGAGCCGGACGCCTCCCCCGACAGCGGCACACAGGTCGGGGACGCGGGAGGAGGGACAGACGCTGGCATCCCCGACTCGGGCATTTCGGACGCCGGTGCGGGCGCGCAGGACGCTGGCACGGACGCCGGTACGAGCCCCCAGGACGCCGGCTCGGAGGACGCTGGCACGGACGACGCGGGCACGGGCACGGCGGACGCGGGGACAGGCACGGTGGATGCCGGCACCGACGGCGGCGTGGCGTGCACCCCGAGCGGCTGGGACGCGGGGACGGCGGACACGGACGTCATCACCGACACGTCGCTGGACATCCTGGTCCGGCTGCGTGCCATCCCGGGGCTCACGGTGCAGGAGAACCCCAACGGGGCGAGGGTGCCGCAGGGCTACCGCTTCTTCATCATGACGCTCAACCAGCCGGCGGACCATGCGCATCCGGAGTGCCAGCGCTTCGAACAGCGCGTGACGCTGCTGCACACGGCGGACACGAACCCCACGGTGCTCTTCACCGGCGGCTACGGCGTCTCCGTGGCTCCCGGCCGTTCAGAGCTCACGCAGCTCCTGGGCGGAAACCAGATCTCGGTGGAGCACCGCTTCTTCCCGCCCAGCATCCCGGTCCCGGCGGACTGGAGCCACCTCACCATCCGCCAGTCCGCGGATGACTTCCACCGCATCGCCCAGGCGCTCAAGCCCATCTACACCGGCAAGTGGGTGTCCACGGGCGGCAGCAAGGGCGGCGAGACGGTGGTGTTCTTCCGCCGCTACCACCCGGACGACGTGGACGCCACCGTGGCGTACGTGGCGCCCCTCGCCCGCCGCGACGACGAGCGCTTCCCGGCGTTCCAGGCGGTGGTCGGCGGCGCGGCGCAGGCGGCCTGCCGCGAGCGGCTGTGGGCCTTCCAGCGCGAGGTGCTCTCACGCCGGGAGAGGATGCTCGACCTGTACCGCGCCCATGCCGCGGAGCAGGGACTGCAGTTCACGCGGCTGGGGTTCGAGCTGGCGCTGGAGCACGCGGTCATCGAGACCTACTTCGCCTTCTGGCAGTACGACGTCCCGTCACGCTGCACCCAGAGCATCCCCGAGCCCACCGCCACGGATGAGGCGCTCTTCGCCACGCTGGACTACGAGGTGGGGCTGGACAACTTCGCGGATCCCGGCCTCGATGCCTACGCGGCCTACTACTACCAGGCCGCGCTGGAGCTGGGCTGGCCCCGGCCCTACGAGGAGCACCTGGGCGCGCTCATCCACCACCCGGGCACCGACACCGGCGACGTGTACTCGCCGCCCGGCATCCCGTTCGTCTTCCGTCCAGAGGCCATGCCGGACATCCAGGACTGGGTCTCCGTTCATGGCGAGCGCCTGATGTTCATCTACGGCGGCCTGGACCCGTGGACGGCGGCGGCCTTCGTGCTCGGCAACGCGCAGGACTCGTTCCTCTACAAGGTGGAGGGCGGCAACCACGGCGCGCGCATCAACCATCTGCCGCCGGACGTGCAGGCCACGGCGAAGGCCCACATCAACCGCTGGATGGGGGTCGCCCCGCTGAAGCGCGCCCCGAAGGTCTCGCTCGCGGAAGAGCCGCCCACCTTCGCGCCGCGCCTGCCGCCCCGGCTTCGCTCGGGCCTCCACCGCTGA
- a CDS encoding DUF4390 domain-containing protein, with amino-acid sequence MASVGLLAPGAWADEARATCAATLSGRRVVVRPEARAFVSPELDRLVRLGMAGKLEVELTLVRRRALWFDARLDNARVTQVLAFTRTGYLLDGRPLPGGVATLELERVAWMLDAPPEPGERFVVQVEVRLQVVTAASLGRVAAWLTQGAPAGTEPADRSGLTGTLLRSVAEDLARGASARCDVLRSP; translated from the coding sequence ATGGCGTCGGTGGGGCTGCTGGCGCCCGGGGCCTGGGCGGACGAGGCTCGCGCCACCTGCGCCGCGACGCTCTCCGGGCGGCGCGTGGTGGTGCGGCCGGAGGCCCGAGCCTTCGTGTCGCCCGAGCTGGATCGGTTGGTGCGGCTGGGCATGGCGGGGAAGCTGGAGGTGGAGCTGACCCTCGTCCGGCGCCGCGCCCTCTGGTTCGATGCGCGCCTGGACAACGCGCGGGTCACCCAGGTGCTCGCCTTCACGCGCACGGGCTATCTGCTGGACGGAAGACCCCTGCCAGGAGGGGTGGCCACGCTGGAGCTGGAGCGCGTGGCCTGGATGCTGGACGCGCCCCCGGAGCCGGGCGAGCGCTTCGTCGTGCAGGTGGAGGTGCGGTTGCAGGTGGTGACGGCCGCGAGCCTGGGGCGCGTGGCGGCCTGGCTCACCCAGGGGGCGCCAGCGGGGACGGAGCCTGCTGACCGCTCCGGGCTCACCGGGACCCTGCTGCGCTCCGTCGCGGAGGACCTCGCGCGCGGGGCCTCCGCGCGCTGTGACGTGCTCCGCTCGCCTTGA
- a CDS encoding sigma-54-dependent transcriptional regulator, which translates to MKPGPRILLVDDDPGVLRALRGLLGDEGFTTVEARSAAEAARLLEAPDAPPALMLLDLRMPGETGLELLARLPKPLAVPVVVLSGEASPAEAVQALKLGATDFVEKPPSAERLITALRNALALGSLREERERLLDALARPGHLVGDSPAMEALRQLIARVGPSDTAVLITGETGTGKERVAQALHKASGRKGRLVAVNCAAIPATLLESELFGHERGAFSGAVARRTGRVEQAQGGTLLLDELGDMPLELQAKLLRVLETRQVERLGGTLPVPVDVRILAATHQDLTRAVKEGRFRQDLLFRLNVLPLHVPPLRERSEDLLPLARVFAAEFAGPRATLVLAPGAEAALRAYPWPGNVRELRNVIERLNLLRGEGPLELRPDAVTAPADTPAAPRGTLGDRSYREHVEDFERDLIRAALREGESIAGAARLLQVDRGNLYRRIKALGLPVVS; encoded by the coding sequence ATGAAGCCAGGTCCCCGCATCCTCCTCGTCGACGATGATCCCGGCGTGCTCCGGGCCCTGCGCGGGCTGCTGGGCGACGAGGGCTTCACCACCGTGGAGGCCCGCTCCGCTGCGGAGGCGGCGCGCCTGCTCGAAGCGCCGGACGCGCCCCCCGCGCTGATGCTGCTGGACCTGCGCATGCCGGGCGAGACGGGGCTGGAGCTGCTCGCGCGCCTGCCCAAGCCGCTGGCCGTGCCGGTGGTGGTCCTCTCCGGCGAGGCCTCCCCCGCGGAGGCGGTGCAGGCGCTGAAGCTGGGGGCCACGGACTTCGTGGAGAAGCCTCCTTCCGCGGAGCGGCTCATCACGGCGCTGCGCAACGCGCTGGCGCTGGGCTCGCTGCGAGAGGAGCGGGAGCGGCTGCTGGACGCGCTGGCCCGCCCGGGGCACCTGGTGGGGGACAGCCCGGCCATGGAGGCGCTGCGCCAGCTCATCGCCCGCGTGGGCCCGAGCGACACGGCGGTGCTCATCACCGGCGAGACGGGCACCGGCAAGGAGCGCGTGGCGCAGGCGCTGCACAAGGCCTCCGGACGCAAGGGCCGGCTGGTGGCGGTCAACTGCGCGGCCATCCCCGCGACGCTGCTGGAGAGCGAGCTGTTCGGGCACGAGCGGGGCGCCTTCTCCGGCGCGGTGGCCCGGCGCACGGGACGGGTGGAGCAGGCGCAGGGCGGCACGCTGCTGCTGGACGAGCTGGGCGACATGCCGCTGGAGCTCCAGGCGAAGCTGCTGCGCGTCCTGGAGACCCGTCAGGTGGAGCGCCTGGGCGGCACGCTGCCGGTGCCGGTGGACGTGCGCATCCTCGCGGCCACGCACCAGGACCTCACCCGCGCGGTGAAGGAGGGCCGCTTCCGGCAGGACCTCCTCTTCCGCCTCAACGTGCTGCCGCTGCACGTCCCGCCGCTGCGCGAGCGCTCGGAGGATCTGCTGCCCCTGGCCCGCGTCTTCGCCGCGGAGTTCGCCGGCCCCCGGGCGACGCTCGTGCTGGCCCCCGGCGCGGAGGCCGCGCTGCGCGCCTACCCGTGGCCGGGCAACGTCCGCGAGCTGCGCAACGTCATCGAGCGGCTGAACCTGCTGCGAGGTGAGGGCCCGCTGGAGCTCCGCCCGGACGCGGTGACTGCTCCGGCGGACACCCCGGCCGCGCCCCGGGGCACGCTGGGCGACAGGAGCTACCGCGAGCACGTGGAGGACTTCGAGCGGGACCTCATCCGCGCCGCGCTCAGGGAAGGGGAGAGCATCGCCGGGGCCGCGCGCCTCCTCCAGGTGGACCGGGGGAACCTCTACCGGCGCATCAAGGCGCTGGGCCTCCCGGTGGTCTCGTGA